The segment tctttaagaaaaaagctgaaataaacatgctaattaattaggtgctgcccggcacataaatgtcggcccagatcagaggcgacgcaattggcaatcgcctctaatctgggccgacatttacgtgctgggcggcacctaattaattagcttgtttatttcgactttcttcttaaagatgtgttagGTGCGTCCCAGCTACTGCTACATTCtccgtggcaatgtatcggtccgcagcctgggggctggggtgtcatctcatcgtcgtctctTACCATTAGGGCAGGCAGATCATCATCTTcgatgtctgcctgcctcgatggcAAAGGTCGAGtttcgtctgctgtggctgattggaaggcttgcttgactgcttagcctcgcgcatttttctatcatacagttctttgtaagcactcaaaccatcttgcaaatatgccctaaaccgacgtaccctttcaaaattaaagtcgtactttatcattacagcgaaaatctcacgcagttgcttcacgttcaggtcctggacgacttcactttcggtccgtttgctactgcattctgttttgattgttatcctttcctcttccaattgcatcagctcttcatctatctgttcttggtcatgggatgccaaaacctcttcaacatcatcttcgccaacttccacaagccaaactcatgttgtccttgcttcgttcaccacgatcgaaacgcttaattatgtctagttttacgctaagtgtaacacccttacgagctcttttaggcttttccgatactttagaactcaccttgctaacagctgctcacaggcacgtgcttaagcaatgccagctcaaatgcagttccgaatctggggggagaagcagctgctcggggcgtgcgctgccttttttcgtaacagtgaaaacaccttctgttagcgaaaacagggaacaatgtaagtcttttgtaacagtgaggtttcgtaaagcgaatgtttgaaaggtgggggacacATGTACTTTTCACTCCTGTTGGCAGTACTGCTTTACATTTGCACAAAGTAAATGTATTCTCAATTGATTTATGTTTTAAAAGGGTGTGCATTTAATAGATTCCATGGAAAACAAAATACACCAAGCAGTGTTCCTAGGACTCATTAAAATACTAAGTCGCTTTAGTTTGTGATATTTGGTCAGTCTTAATACTCatcttttgtgtgtgctgttttaTTATTTATTGGATCTCCAGAACTTGTTACTAAATTTCCTCCCTGTTTTCTTCtgtaggctaaagaaattcttacaAAAGAGTCAAATGTACAGGAAGTACGATGTCCCGTCACTGTCTGTGGTGATGTTCATGGACAGTTTCATGACCTAATGGAACTGTTCAGAATTGGAGGCAGATCTCCAGACACCAATTATCTTTTCATGGGAGATTATGTTGACAGAGGTTATTATTCAGTTGAAACTGTGACATTGCTCGTAACACTGAAGGTATGTTATTTCCTTTACTATTTCGTATACTCCTTTGTTATGTTATATTTGGCTTTATCATGAATGCTTACTTTGCAAGTTACTATTTGAACTACTGATAAAACTGCTTATGGTTCTTTAATAGTTGGTTCTAAGGCATAACTAGTGAGAACGTTGTTCCATATTAATTGTTGTATTTTGATAGGTTAGATATCGAGAACGCATCACAATATTACGAGGGAACCATGAAAGCAGACAAATCACACAAGTATATGGGTTTTATGATGAATGTTTAAGAAAATATGGAAATGCTAGTGTTTGGAAGTACTTCACAGACCTGTTTGATTATCTGCCCTTGACAGCCTTAGTAGATGGTCAGGTGAGTAGAGTTATTTATTTAAGTAAAATCATTTTTTGCGCGTTTTTAAGGCTTCTTTGAGTGGTTGTACTGTATTTAAATCCTCTTCAATGGTTTGATTTGAGCAGGATATCAAATTGTTTTTCTCTTGCTATCAGTAGTATACTTGCACAGAAGGCACCAGTCTCTAATTCCAATATATTTTGCCAAGTCTCATGATTGAAAATCAGCTTAAGGGTTCATTCCCTGCAAAATAAGCAAGGTGGTGTAGTAAGTTGGTGTTTTTTGTTTTCTCAAAATGTTTTTCAAACTTTGTTTTCTactatactaatcaattttaagATTAAATCGTAGATTGTTACAATGAATCTAATGAATAGGCAATACAATATTAGCGACTCCTAGGATGGATAGAGATGATTCTTATTAGGAAGATTTCTTTCCTGTTGTAAAAGACCCCACTCAGGACCATCAGGACATTGTTCCTGCACCATCACAAACCTTATCAAATCTGGAGATCGCCAATTCACTGCTACCAATCTCATATTTCAGTTACTCCACGCTGTTCATTTCTTCCACCTAAAGATCCACAGACCTGACTCtccaggtaggcccattgtttctacCTGCTTCTGTCCCACTAAACTTCTCTCCATATACCTTGACACCATTTTattccccttggttcagtcccttcccacttaCATTACTTAACATGCTCTCTATCttctcaacaactttcaatttcCTGGCCCTGATCAccacattttcaccatggatggccAGGCCCTATACACTTCTAACCCCATCAAGAGGAccttaaagctctctgtttctttaatcTCCACCactatctggcagaactggtcctcaccctcaacagtcTCCTTCCACTTTATCTAAACTCAAAATGTAGCCATGGACACCCTCATGGGCCCCAGCTACGCCTGCTTTTTCGTTGACTCTGTGGAGCAGTCCATactccaagccttccctggtaacgcTCCCTAACTGTTTCTGCACTGCATTTCCGATTGCATtgctgctgcttcatgcacccatgttgagctcatcaatttcatcaactttacctccaacttccatcTGCTctgaaattcacttggtccatttctggcaCACCTCCACTTTTCTCTATCTCTATTTCCACGTATGGAGACAAACTATCTACCGATATCTTGCCTACTGATTCCTGTGGCTATCTTCGCAATATATCTTCccacctgtctcctgtaaaattaCCATTTCCTTTTTTCAAATCCTTTGTCTCCAAtgtctgttcccaggatgaggcatTTCTTTCCAGGGCattagagatgtcctcctccttcaaataatggggtttcctttcctctactattgatgctgccctcatttGCATCTCCTACATTTCCCGAacatctgcgctcaccccatcttctcacCGTCTtcacagggatagagttcctcttgtactTAACTACCACCCCATgaacctccacatccaacacatcattccctgcaacttctgccatcttcaattgAACCcctccaccaaacacatcttaacTCCACCACCACTTCCAGCAGCAATCTTGTGATTTACTCGTCCATTTGttcttccccactaatctccctcctggctgtCATCCCTGCAAATAGAAATGGTGCTccacctgcccatttacctctTCTCTCACATCCATTgggggccccaagcagtccttccaggtgaggcaacacttgtgaatctgttggggttctCCACTGTATCCGGCATTCCCAATGCGGCCGCCTCaccattggtgagacctgatgtaggttGGTGCATTGGTATCTGATCATATGAATAATGATTTCTCCAACTTGTGGTAATTTTTTTCCTCTCCACTTTCCCTGTTTTTCAATTTCCCACTCTAGCTCTCCCTCCCCATACCTCTCTTCCTTACCTATCTATCACttcccccggtgcccctcctccttccctttctcccaaggtccactctcctttcaaattcctttttttttccagccctttatcttttccttctATCACTTCACATCTTCTTGTATcatcctacccacctggcttcatctatcactttctagcttttACTGCTGCCCCgcttcccaccttcttattctggcatcttccccattcctttccagtcctgatgaagggtctcggcgtcAAGTGCtaatctttattcctttccatgtatgctgcctgacctgctgagttcctcctgtactttgcatgtgttgctcgATATTTCTTGCAATCCCTTTTCTGGGTTGGTGCATTTTTAAATGGATTTTGTCTTGTGACTTGGTCTAATCAATGAGGATTATGAAGGACAAGGATGTTACTCCGAATCAATTGCAAATAAAAGAAAAACGTACACAAAAATTTGTTCTGCTATCTTTAAAGTAATTAACATTTATTGTGTAAGCTTTTTAAAGTTATCATTTTGTAGTGATCTGAGTATTTTTCCAGTATACCCAGTAgataagtttttaaaaattactgtTTTGTAATCCACAGATATTTTGCCTGCATGGTGGACTTTCTCCATCCATTGACACATTGGATCACATTCGAGCCTTGGATCGGCTGCAGGAAGTGCCACATGAGGTAAACTGCCTACAATTCTGTCTGGTTAGCACTAATTACAAAGTTATTTTGACGTGGTGCAATAAATGTAGAGTGCAGCTAGGGAGGTTGCTGTCCTACAACTCTTAGTGGCCTGGGTTTCATCCTGTCTTCTGTTATTACATCCTGTATTCTGTTactgtgttgggcatgtggccaagtggttaaggcgtttgtctatttatctcaaggtcgctagttcaagcctcagctgtggcagcgtgtttgtggccttgagcaaggcacttaatcacacattgctctagtctgtgcaaggagtggcgccccacacagacttccaatctgcgccttgtaaggcatgaaaatgcccgacgcaggcctctcatggtctgagtcgacgttccctcccctcctctgttATTACCTGTGGAGACAAACGAAGTAGCAATTCCAGAGCAagtttgaatcactgaaggatgcttgacagttgtggcagcACCTCTTACATagtgaaaccaagcgacataATAAGTGACAAGGTATCGCTCCCAGATAAGGTCAATGTATTTTATCCTAGTTTTTATAGTCAAAACATCAAGGCTCCTTTACGAACTCCCGTAGCCTACAACAGCTCTGTTATTTCATTCTCTGAGGCAGATGCAAATGCATCCTTGAAGAGGGTGAAAGCAGCATGcctagatggggtacctggccaagtactaaagacctgtgccgaTCAACTGGCTGAGTGTTCACTGACAGCAATGTTTAAGATGCagttagacaggcacatgaactgatggggaatggagaggTGTGAACCATGTAAAGCAGGTGACATTATTTGGATTGGTGTCATGACTAGCAAAGGCCTTGTGGGCTGaaagcttgttcctgtgctgtactgttctatgtgctaGCCTTCTGCTGTACatagcataattctgctccaatatcttatgatacttggcccattgtgtctgttataccatttcatcatggttgatccaattttcctcttgccTCCAATCCCCTGTCTTATCCCTGTCTCCCTTtaggccctgaccaatcaaaaatctatcaacctttacctttaatatacataaagactctgCCTCCATGTCtgcatgtggcaaagaattccacagattcaccactctctggctaaataaattactcctcatctccgttctaaaaaatgcccctctattctgaggctgtgtcctctggtcttagactctcccaccattggaaacatcctctccacatccactctttggataggtttcagtgaggtcacccactcgttcttctgaattataatgaatacaggcccagagctatcaaacgctgttcatatgacaagcgattcaatcctggaatcattttcgtgatcctcctttgaaccctctccagtttcagcacatcctttccaagataagagACCCAaccctgctcacagtactccaagtgaggcctcactttatattttataaattctcaacatcacatccttgtttctatattctaatcctcttgaaataaatgctaacactaTGTTTGCCTTTGTCatcacaggctcaacctgcaaatcaacctttagggaatcctgcacaagggcccTCAAGGCCTCTTGCACCTCacttttgtttttgtattttctctccatctagaaaatagCCAATCCTTTgtttcttctactgaagtgcatggccatacacttcccaacactgtattccatttgccatttcttcacccagtcccctaatctgtctaagtcattctgtagcacctctgcttcctaaATACTACCTGGCTGtctgcctatcttcatatcatctgcaaactttgcaactaagccatcaattccatcatcattgacacataacgtaaaaagaatcggtcccaacacacacccctctggaacagcactagtcactggcacccagtcagaaaagactccctttattcttactatttgcctcttgccaatctgccactgctttatccatgctagaatcttggGCTCGTACCTTGTTagtgttgcaccttgtcaaaagccctcTGAAACTCCAAGTATACAGCAGCCaatactcctttgtctatcctgcatgttatttcttcaaagaataccaacaggtttgtcgggcaagatttccccttgaagaagccatgctgactacagcctattatGTGGATCCAAGTGACCCTGGAACCTCATCCCTAAtagtagactccaacatctttacaACCTCTGGGATCACACTAACTTCTGTATAGTTTGCTTtcatctgcctctctcccttcttgaagagtgggatgacatttgcaattttccagtcttctcagaatctagtgattcttgaaagatcattactaatgcctctactatTTTCAGCCACCTTTCAGAGCtctggggtgtacatcatctggtccaggtgactaatctaccttcagacctttcagttccccaagaaccttctctcactTCATGCCCTTTATTAACTTCTAGTGCACAACATAAATTTACTAAGACAAAGGTTTTCTAGTGACCAAATACTTGGACTAGTGTAAATGTACTAGACCAATATGAATTGAATGGCTTAGTTTTATAATAAATTGACAGGCTGCTGACATTTCCCCGTATAACTTTCAGTAATTTTGGTATCTTAAATGCAGAATCTCAAATTGCAAACAAACTACTTAAACTACTTACAGTTGTATTTTCCTGTATAAACATCAATGTTAGATGACTCTTGGGAGTCTAGCAAGAAAACCCAAGTATTTCACCATCTGTTATATTAGCAAATCTGTAAGACCATCCAGTACTAGGTTGCACCTGGCACAGATTAATTCTGTTGAATTCAGAGAGGACAGCTTTGACAGGTTAAAGTATTTGTTAATTTAGATTTTGTTTCAGTTTGAGAGTATTTAAGCATTTTAAAGTGGACAGTCTTTTAATTATTGATTACGCTAGTTGCCTAGGGTTCTTTTGTATTTAAATTTTTTCAACTGTTTAGAATTGAGCCTAAAGCTAATTTTATAGATAAGCTGCTAGGAGAAGAGCAATTGCATCAGCGGTGTTTACCGTAGATGTCTTGTGTCTTTATATCCCTTACAGATCATTAAACTGAAAGTGTTGACTGTTTCTGctcctctaccccctcccccaataTTTTAGGTAATACCTAatctgagattttttttaaattctgcctTTTTCTGTTCCATTCAAATAGGGACCAATGTGTGATCTGCTCTGGTCTGATCCTGATGATCGTGGTGGTTGGGGAATTTCTCCTCGAGGTGCCGGCTATACTTTTGGACAGGACATTTCTGAAACTTTTAATCATGCAAATGGGCTCACTCTGGTGTCTCGGGCTCATCAACTTGTAATGGAGGTAGGGAAAATGCACTTAACTTGTATATTGAAGTAGAACTGTGAACTCTTAGATTGTAAATGAGATATAAGAAGCACAATATTTATTTATGCCTTTTATTAAAAATCTCGTTCTGTTTCAATTTAAAGTTAATGAAAAGGAAGTGGAAATTTAGGTGCAGCTGGTCTAGGTCTGTCAAGTACTGAAATCAGAGAGAGCAAAGTTAACTCAGCATCACATGCATTAGCTTTATATGCCTGTTTGGCTTAGAAAGATAAATGTGTTCGGTAATACTTTACAGTATAGAGTTGTCTTTTGGTGCTGATTTGCAGTGTGGTTTAAGCAGTTGCAGTATATTAAATAATACCAAGCCTATTATATACGTAGTCTGTTACAAAGTtctggttgtgggggggggggggaatgtttgCAATGTTTTGAGCAAAAGATCATCCAGTGAACTTTTGGTGTGAAAAGCACTGTAACTCCTGAAAActtcagctgtttttttttaattcatggAATCTGTATTCATAATTTGAGTTTTACTTAACAATTAATAGCAAATTTGGAGGGGCTGATAAATGGCTAGTTTTATCAGATAGCAAAACCAGATGGCATTATTAGACAGTGTATTGATTTTTTTCTAGTTTTTATAACTTGCTGTATatgaaaaccatgctgaccaatTGTTACATATAAATGCTTCTGCAAAATTTTAGATCAAGATATTAGCTAATCTGATTGAAGGCCAAGAAAATTGTTCTATTTTAATAGGCAATTATATAAATCTAGACTATTATTATAAGAAATCCTGTTCATGATAAATATACATGAATCAGATTTGTTACCTATGACTTAGATGACGTGAAAtttgatttgtggcagcagtacagtgcaaaggcatgATGCGGAATTTTAAAAGTGCATGTGATGCTGAGTTAACTTTGCTCTCTATGATTGCAGTACTAACAGACCTAGACCAGCTGCACCTAAATTTCCATTTTCTTTTCATTAGGTTTAAATTGAAACAGAACACGTTTTACTTAAGACTAAGAAGCTGTCTGCAAGAACAAATGGACAATCTTGGCATTACCTGTGTTTAGGAAAAGAAGGGTATCCAGTGGTGTACATACAGCACAAGTTTAATCTCCTGACCCTGAAGTAAAGATGCAAGTTTTCAGAAAAAACTTGTAAATTTGGCTTGTGTAGATAAATCTGTATACAATCCTAGTATTTTTAAATAGCTATTGTAGTAACACTCTTAACATGCCCCTTCAGTCCTCAATCATCTTTATTTACTTGATCTTTTGGTAGACGTATGAAAACTTATAaagggactggaggatttgctGAATGACTCATGCTGTACAGAAGAAATTTATTCTGTTGATGCTATTAAAATAATGTAATAGGATCTTTTGTATTGGGAATAGTGATTCTGTTTTACGAGATAAAGAGCTTTCATCTGCTTCATCTCAGGGATACAACTGGTGCCATGACCGAAATGTGGTGACAATATTCAGTGCTCCCAACTATTGTTATCGCTGTGGTAATCAAGCTGCTATTATGGAACTAGACGA is part of the Mobula birostris isolate sMobBir1 chromosome 4, sMobBir1.hap1, whole genome shotgun sequence genome and harbors:
- the ppp2cb gene encoding serine/threonine-protein phosphatase 2A catalytic subunit beta isoform isoform X1, with the translated sequence MENKAFTKELDQWIEQLNECKQLNENQVRTLCEKAKEILTKESNVQEVRCPVTVCGDVHGQFHDLMELFRIGGRSPDTNYLFMGDYVDRGYYSVETVTLLVTLKVRYRERITILRGNHESRQITQVYGFYDECLRKYGNASVWKYFTDLFDYLPLTALVDGQIFCLHGGLSPSIDTLDHIRALDRLQEVPHEGPMCDLLWSDPDDRGGWGISPRGAGYTFGQDISETFNHANGLTLVSRAHQLVMEGYNWCHDRNVVTIFSAPNYCYRCGNQAAIMELDDTLKYSFLQFDPAPRRGEPHVTRRTPDYFL
- the ppp2cb gene encoding serine/threonine-protein phosphatase 2A catalytic subunit beta isoform isoform X2 codes for the protein MELFRIGGRSPDTNYLFMGDYVDRGYYSVETVTLLVTLKVRYRERITILRGNHESRQITQVYGFYDECLRKYGNASVWKYFTDLFDYLPLTALVDGQIFCLHGGLSPSIDTLDHIRALDRLQEVPHEGPMCDLLWSDPDDRGGWGISPRGAGYTFGQDISETFNHANGLTLVSRAHQLVMEGYNWCHDRNVVTIFSAPNYCYRCGNQAAIMELDDTLKYSFLQFDPAPRRGEPHVTRRTPDYFL